The DNA segment CGCTTTTAGCTCTGAATCAATGCTTCACCCCAGGGCAAAAGTGTGGTTAGTTGTGACCAAGAGCAGGCAGCCAACATTGGGAAACTTGCTTCCGATAAATCTTGACCTGCGTACAACTGCGATGGGTCAGCACCCAGCCAACGAATTGGGCAATCCAATTCCTCCAATACAAGCCATGCCGCGGCCAGGTCCCAAATTCTAGGAGTTGCTTCAAGGGCACCAACTGTTTGTCCCATCGCGACACTCACTAAATTGAGGCTGGCAACTCCAAGTAAACGAATCTTTCCAGGAAACGGTTGATCCAGTTTCCTCTGTAGCAGTCGTATTGAGCGACTACAAAGCGAAACACAATTGCTTGTGGTTAGACAGCGCGTCTTTGCCGTCAATACTTCGCCATTTCGAAAAGCGCCCCGACCTTGTAAAGCCACAATTCGCTGACTCAAAGCCGGTACGTCCAAAAACACCTCACTAGGACGACCGTCAACGAATCGAGCTATAGAGATGGCCCAATAAGGGATACCAGCTGCAAAGTTTGTTGTGCCATCCAGCGGATCGACGACCCAGTATGCACGAGATTCGGGAACCTGCTTCGACCCCTCCTCACTGAGGATACCTTCTCCCGGGGCAATCTCCGCTAGACCCCCCACAAAGGTGGCATCACTCCAACGATCACAAGCCGTGATAGGAGTTCCATCCGACTTAAGATCAGACGTAGCATGACCAAAGTCCTGGCGCTGTCGTGCTGAAACACGGTCGAGCAACTGATGGACGGCGCTCAGTTGGTCTGCACTGAGCACCTCAGTCATCACAATTCCTGTACAGAGAAGGAAGGAATAGCAAAACCGGAAGAAACCGGAGTGGTGGGACACACAGATCGAAAGGGCATTGGTTCAATGGGAATTAACGTTTGCATGTCTTCAGGATTGATTGAAGGCAACCCATCAGGCCCACTACAAGGAAGCAATGCATCCAAACCAGTACGGCGGCCTAACTGAACTAGGCCAGTGTTATAACCACGAATAGCGCTTGCGTAACGCAGCTCAGCATTGGTGAGATCCCTTTGATTATTCACTACTTCTCTTTGAGTGCTCACACCGGCTTGTACACGAAGCTGAGACAGCAGCAGGGACTCACGGGAGGATAAGACTTCACTGGCCGTGGTTTGAATGTTTTGGATGGACGTACGAAGTCCAAAGAAACTTTGTTCCACCTCAAGGCGAATGTCATCCCGCTTTCTTGCGAATTGGTAAGCATTTTGCTTAGCAGCCCGCTTGAAACGGCTGTATTCAGCATGGGAATGACCTCCATCAAACAAACGCCACGTCAGCGTTAACGCTGTGGTGTTGCTGAAGGCCCACGCATAATCATCCATATCGATCTCTTTGATAGATCTTCTACCCATTTGGCCTTCCCGACGATTAACATTACTCGTGTTGACAAAGCTTAAAATTGGCTGAATTGCTGCGAGAGAAGCATTGGCCTCGCTGTTGCTAATGGATATGTCAAGGAGTAGCTGATCTAACTCTTCTCTATAGGCGTAAGCAGCGCTGATACTCTCCTGAAGTGATGCTTTCCAACTCCCTAAAGGCCTTCCCGGGGTGGCTGCCGTTGGGGTGATGTTTTGAGGCAAGCTAACTTTGGAAGCCAAACTCCGACGCGCTGTATTCTGATCACCCAGCTTGGAGGCCAGGATACTCCTATCGCGCGCGAGCTGGGTCTCAGCTTCAAGAACTTCAAGTTTTGTGTTAACGCCAGCGTTAAAGCGAGCGCGAGCGTCTCTTAGGCTGATTAAGGAGGCACGAACCGAGGTCTGACCAATTCGAACACCTTCATCAGCTTCTTGAAGATTGAAGTAAGCAATAGAAGTCTCCAATCGGAGATCACGCAGAGAGATCAGATACGATCTGCGTGCTCGTTCATAACGGTCACGAGCGGCGGCGATTTGGGGAACGCGCCTCGGGTTAATGATGTCCCAACTAACTTGAAGGCTGGCATTGAGACGCCATTCACGCGCATAAGTCTCATTCGTAGGCTCATTTACCGGATTGGCCACTTCTCCGGTCAAGCGATTGGTCGCCGATGCCATGGAGACTTCAGACAAAAAGTCTGGATTCCGAAATGTGTACGACTTGAAGTAGGCAGGAAGACCACCGGCAGAAAAATCCACAGTGGGATACCAGAACGCAATTTTTGCGCGTAAAGACAACTTCGCTTGATCAACTTGACTTAATGCAGCTTTTAATTTTGGACTATTGACCTCTGCCAAAAGCAAAGTCTCTTCGAGGGTAAGCGGACGCAACTCGTTGATCTGGACTTGTTCTTTTTGATCCGGAAGCGCAAGAGATGGCGGAGCAACCAAAGGCTGAAGCGATAGAGGTACCTCAGTGGCTGCTGGAGATATGGCAGATTCGTTCACGTTTACGCGAAGTCGCCCTTCTCTGAACTCAGAAGCAATGGGCAAGGTCGATTTATCGATTAATGCAGAGGTAGAGCCCTCATAGACAGAATTTTGACTTAGTCCGGGTGAAGTTCCAGCAACCAAAATTTCCGCAACCAACAACGCACTTGCGGAGAATCGGTGCACAATACGAATCAATCTTCAACAAGCTTAGAGGTCTTCTTGGCCGAACCCAGCACAGAAGCAACAATATCAGCCGCCCCATAAACGACGCGTATAGGAACAGTGATCTGACGCTGAACCGCTTCAAGAGTCATGTCGTCAAGAAACACCTGCTGCCCCCGACGCAACATCACAGAGGGGAGCAAAAGCTCATCTCTTAGATCGCAACCCTTTAATCCATCAAGAAGATCTTGGCCTGTTAGCAGTCCCGTAACTACCTGACTTTGGCCCCAGTAGGGGCTTGGTAACCCAAACAGCTTAAGGTTGACCCCTTTTACAGCATTTAACCGTTGGGTGACTGGTTGGAGAGCAGTCTTGACAATGTTCCCCACCACCCAACTGCATCGCCGGGGCCGAGCCACCTTTTGAGGGAGTACTTTGGAGGCCTCATCCAGAGCCTCTAGGAAGGCACGAATGCTGCCTACGCCATTTTCTTCTTGGGGGAAATCCTCATAATCCGCTCGTGGTGGCAGCGGTAGTCTGGCCATTAGGTACCATTCATCGGACAACCAAACGAAGCGCGATCCTACCCGAACTTGAAATTCGGGTTGTAATCTCTCTACCTGGTCAATCACACGGCGAGCGCAGTCCCGGTCTACTGGCACGAGGCAATCATCTTCTGGCCGAAAGCGTGTTAGACCGACTGGCACTATGGCAGTAGACAAGACAGCTGGCCAGTCTCCCCTGGCAAAACACGAAAGGTCATTGAGAGTCTGCTGCAATGCAGCGCCATCATTGAGACCGGGGCATACAACTACCTGGGCATGGATCTGTAGATTATGCCGGTCAAACCAGGCAAGTTGATCCATCAACAATCCAGCTCGAGGGTTGGCAAGAAGGCGAGAACGCAAAATCGGTTCCGTAGCGTGAACCGATACGAAGAGTGGTGATAACCGCTGGTCTTTAATTCGCTGCCAATCCGCTTCTTTAAGGTTAGTGAGCGTAACATAAGAACTGTATAAAAAGCTAAGGCGATAGTCGTCGTCTTTCAAGTAGAGGCTGCTTCGGTGGCCAGGAGGTTGCTGGTCAATAAAACAAAAAGAACAATGATTGTTGCATTGACGCAGCCCATCAAAAAGTGCTTCAGTAAAGACTAAGCCAAGACCATCATCCGTGTCTTTTTCCAGATTAATGCGGTGAAGCCCACCAGCGGTATCGCGAACTTCCAGGCTGAGGTGTTCTTCAACGCAAAGATAACGATAATCGATTAAATCTCTAGGACGAATCCCGTTGATACTGAGAAGTTGATCACCAGGTTCAAAGCCAAGCTCGTGTCCAATAGAGTCGGGATCAACGGATGCGACTATAGCGGGCTGTAGCTGATGCACAAAAGTGTTGGAATCAAGAGTCGCAACGGCAACTCCGGCAGACATCTCATTCAATGCGAAGTAGCACTCAATCTCTTCATTCAGTGTGCACTGGAAACAACCCACCAAACAAGAAGGGTCGAACCAAATATCAATCGGTAAACAACAAAAATCCAGGAGCTGTTTTGTTGTAAAAAGTGTAACAACCAACCAATGGACAACCAGGATACCAAGGTAGCCGAGATAATGCCTACAATGAGAGAAAGGGGATCGACGGTCGTACCGACGTCCAAGGCGCTTTTTAATTCTACCAATCCAGCAACAGAAATTGCAGGGATACTTAGCAAGAAGGAAAAACGCGCAGCGTCTGCGCGTTTCCATCCATCAAACAACGAAGCTGTGAGTGTACTTCCCGAGCGAGAGACGCCAGGGACAACGGCCAAAGCCTGAGCGCAGCCTACAACAAGACCGTCGCGACTATTAACCGAATCAAGTCGTTTAATTTGTGAACCGACGCATTCAGCGAACGCAAGGAACAGCGCCATCACAATTGAAATAACCGCGATGGAAGGAACAGTACGTAATGGGGAGCCGTCATACTCCTGGTGCCAAAACATCTTGATTCCTAGGCCCAACAGGAGAATAGGCATGTTGCCGCTCGCCATGGCAATTCCCAAACGCGCTTCGGGGTCTTGCCATTGTCCATAGCGAATTGCACGACTGATTCCCCTGAGCACCCGAGATAGATCTTGGTGAAAGTACGACGTTGTAGCAATGATGCTTCCCAATTGAATAGCTGCGGTAACAGATACTCCTGGGTCATCCCAGCCGAAAAGTGCTGGTACAACCCTGAGGTGAGCGGTGCTGCTTATTGGTAAAAACTCTGTTATTCCCTGGATGATGCCAAGCACTAAAGCCTCAACAAGACCTAGCGGAACAGCGGTATCGGTCATCTAAGGATAAATGTCCTAGCGACCCTATGTCGGACACAAAGACCAAGGATGTCCTCTAGGGTTCTGTAACTTTGGGACCAAAAGAATTTGATCGGTAGCATCTGGCAATCTACGACTTCCGATCGTGCATGGTTCGTGTCGATACCGAAAGTAGCCACAGCCATGATTGTGCTGCCAGTCTTTTTACAAGCTCCCTGGGTTCGTATTCATCCGTTTTCAGCGACGCTATTCACCGCCGTGTTGATCGCAGCCGGCATCACTCTAAACCGTAGCGAAAACCAGCACAGCACAGACCTAGGTTCACTGCTAGTTGGTTTTAGCGGCAGCTGGTTTGCAGGGTGTGTGTTCTGGGGTTGGCTTCGGGCTCATCCAATTTTGCATCTGCCAGTTGAAGCTTTTGCCTTACCAATTGCTTTAGCCGGCTTAGGAAACCGTTGGCATCTCGCCTCAGCCTTCTATTTGTCATCTTTGCTCGGTACAGCCTTCACCGATCTAATGATTGCCATCACGGGAGTGATGCGCTTTTGGCCCACCGTAGTCACCGCCTCCCCGAACACAGCGCCCCAACTACTACATAAGGCAGGGCTCCATCTACTTCACCCACTCCAACTCATAGCTCTTGCAGCGGCTATTGCCATAATTCTATGGATTGCTCGGGAATTATCAAAACTTGAAATAGCCCCTCGCTGTAGTACCGACACACTCTCTATGTCAGCATCGGTGCTCACAACCACCTTATGGGTGGATGGTCTTTTTCTACTCTTTGCATTGCTCCAACCTAGTCTCAGTGGATTAATCGAGTGAAACGAACTGCAAAACCTCTGCGTTGCCGGGTACTACAACAGCAATTTGACCTGTAGCCTTCTTCGGCCGGCTTTGCCGGCCGTCCTGTTTCGTCCCCTAATTGAGAGTTGTTGTGATGAAGTGGCTCCTAAGCTTGTTAACCACCACCCTAGTCGTGGCAGGCTTGATCTCGAGCCTTGTGCTTTCATACGCGGTTTACGCGGAAGAAGACATTCTCGGAAAATATTCCGGTAGCGAAATCCGTAATGTTGCGGATGACAAAATCGCTGAGCGTGAAGGCAAGGTGGATCTCAATAATTCTTCCGTACGCCGTTTTCAGCAGTTCCCTGGGATGTATCCCACAATGGCTGGAAAAATTGTTCTTGGCGGGCCATACAACGAAGTTGATGACGTACTGGAACTTGACCTTAGTGAACGTCAGAAAGAGCTGTTCGCCAAGTACCGCGATAATTTTACTGTCACGCCTCCATCAATTGCCCTTAACGAAGGTGATGATCGAATTAATGATGGTCAGTACCGATGAGGGAAGCATTCATAATTCACTCGCTGTGATTACCTGAGCCGCCAGTATATCTGGCGGTTTTTTGCCTCAATGGACCAGCTTTATTCTCCTGATCCAATTCCTCCCGGCCCCTGGGATGTGGCGGTGATTGGCGCCGGGGCAGCCGGTCTAATGACTTGCCTGGACCTCCCCGCCGGCTTAAGCGTGTTGCTGCTTAATCGGAACACCGGGCGCTGTTCGTCCAGCCGATGGGCGCAGGGAGGGATCGCCGCAGTCACACGGCCAGAGGATAATGCTTACAGCCACGCTGAGGACACCATCCATGCCGGAGCTGGACTATGTGACAGGGATGCCGTACAGCTGCTGGTAAACGAAGCGCCCCATTGCGTAGAACGTCTTCAAAAGTTAGGGATGACTTTTGACCGTGATGGCCCAAACCTCGCAACTACGCTTGAAGCAGCCCACAGCCACAAACGAGTCCTTCATGTACGAGACCAGACCGGAAAAGCACTAGTGGATGTGCTACGGGAGCGTGTAGAAGAACGTGTTGGTCTTTTACACCGCCGCGGCGTACGGGTCACGCAGCTTATGGTGGAAAACGGGTGTTGCAGCGGTCTACAGGTGCTAGACGGCCGCCGCGTTTACACGGTACAAGCCCGAGCCATTGTGCTCGCCAGCGGGGGCGGCGGTCATCTGTTCGCAAATACCACCAACCCGACTCAAGCCTGCGGCGAAGGCATAGCACTTGCCTGGCAAGCAGGCGCTGCCGTAGAAGACCTAGAATTCATCCAGTTTCATCCTACGGCGTTACGCCTCAAAGGCGCCCCTTGCTTTCTCCTCTCAGAGGCGGTACGAGGCGAAGGCGGTGTTTTGCTGGATGACTTCGGTTGTAGCCCCGTAGCTCATTTGCCACAAGGGGATCTCTCTCCTCGTGATCAAGTGAGTCGCGCTCTTGTTCAGGCCATGCAACGGCAGGGAGTAGGACAAATTTGGCTCGATTTCAGTGCCATTCCCCGCAAGCGGGCGGAAGCGCGCTTCCCAAATATTCTTGACCGTTGTGGTGAATTTGGCCTCAACCCTCTGGAACACCCAATCCCAGTTGCTCCCGCCGCGCACTATTGGATGGGTGGTGTCGCTACCGACCTTCAAGCTGCCACAAATCTTCCTGGGCTTTTCGCAGTTGGCGAAGTGGCTTGCACGGGGCTCCACGGTGCTAATCGTCTGGCCAGTAACTCCCTGATGGAATGTCTGGTTTTTGCTCATCAGCTAGAGAAAATTAGCCTGGTGCCACAACAAACATGGGGTAAACGATCCAAACCCACAATCTGTGAGCTTGATCTCAGTCATGGAGAAAGCAGTACCGGCCTGATATCACGCATTGAACAACTCAGGCAGCTGTGCTGGCGCGACGCCGGTGTGGACCGAGCCGTTCGTAAACTCCGCCGAGCTCTTCATCAAGTTCAAGCTGAGGAAATCTGGCTTGAGCATCAGCCTCTTTTGCGCCTTATGCGAGGTCTTGGTAATACAGAAGCCTTAGAACTTGGTGACAGCAGTCGCAGAAATCTTAATCTGCTGCTAGATCTTCATCACCGCTTACT comes from the Synechococcus sp. M16CYN genome and includes:
- a CDS encoding TIGR03279 family radical SAM protein — encoded protein: MSAGVAVATLDSNTFVHQLQPAIVASVDPDSIGHELGFEPGDQLLSINGIRPRDLIDYRYLCVEEHLSLEVRDTAGGLHRINLEKDTDDGLGLVFTEALFDGLRQCNNHCSFCFIDQQPPGHRSSLYLKDDDYRLSFLYSSYVTLTNLKEADWQRIKDQRLSPLFVSVHATEPILRSRLLANPRAGLLMDQLAWFDRHNLQIHAQVVVCPGLNDGAALQQTLNDLSCFARGDWPAVLSTAIVPVGLTRFRPEDDCLVPVDRDCARRVIDQVERLQPEFQVRVGSRFVWLSDEWYLMARLPLPPRADYEDFPQEENGVGSIRAFLEALDEASKVLPQKVARPRRCSWVVGNIVKTALQPVTQRLNAVKGVNLKLFGLPSPYWGQSQVVTGLLTGQDLLDGLKGCDLRDELLLPSVMLRRGQQVFLDDMTLEAVQRQITVPIRVVYGAADIVASVLGSAKKTSKLVED
- a CDS encoding inositol monophosphatase family protein — its product is MTEVLSADQLSAVHQLLDRVSARQRQDFGHATSDLKSDGTPITACDRWSDATFVGGLAEIAPGEGILSEEGSKQVPESRAYWVVDPLDGTTNFAAGIPYWAISIARFVDGRPSEVFLDVPALSQRIVALQGRGAFRNGEVLTAKTRCLTTSNCVSLCSRSIRLLQRKLDQPFPGKIRLLGVASLNLVSVAMGQTVGALEATPRIWDLAAAWLVLEELDCPIRWLGADPSQLYAGQDLSEASFPMLAACSWSQLTTLLPWGEALIQS
- a CDS encoding DUF3120 domain-containing protein; protein product: MIGSIWQSTTSDRAWFVSIPKVATAMIVLPVFLQAPWVRIHPFSATLFTAVLIAAGITLNRSENQHSTDLGSLLVGFSGSWFAGCVFWGWLRAHPILHLPVEAFALPIALAGLGNRWHLASAFYLSSLLGTAFTDLMIAITGVMRFWPTVVTASPNTAPQLLHKAGLHLLHPLQLIALAAAIAIILWIARELSKLEIAPRCSTDTLSMSASVLTTTLWVDGLFLLFALLQPSLSGLIE
- a CDS encoding undecaprenyl-diphosphate phosphatase — protein: MTDTAVPLGLVEALVLGIIQGITEFLPISSTAHLRVVPALFGWDDPGVSVTAAIQLGSIIATTSYFHQDLSRVLRGISRAIRYGQWQDPEARLGIAMASGNMPILLLGLGIKMFWHQEYDGSPLRTVPSIAVISIVMALFLAFAECVGSQIKRLDSVNSRDGLVVGCAQALAVVPGVSRSGSTLTASLFDGWKRADAARFSFLLSIPAISVAGLVELKSALDVGTTVDPLSLIVGIISATLVSWLSIGWLLHFLQQNSSWIFVVYRLIFGSTLLVWWVVSSAH
- a CDS encoding TolC family protein; its protein translation is MIRIVHRFSASALLVAEILVAGTSPGLSQNSVYEGSTSALIDKSTLPIASEFREGRLRVNVNESAISPAATEVPLSLQPLVAPPSLALPDQKEQVQINELRPLTLEETLLLAEVNSPKLKAALSQVDQAKLSLRAKIAFWYPTVDFSAGGLPAYFKSYTFRNPDFLSEVSMASATNRLTGEVANPVNEPTNETYAREWRLNASLQVSWDIINPRRVPQIAAARDRYERARRSYLISLRDLRLETSIAYFNLQEADEGVRIGQTSVRASLISLRDARARFNAGVNTKLEVLEAETQLARDRSILASKLGDQNTARRSLASKVSLPQNITPTAATPGRPLGSWKASLQESISAAYAYREELDQLLLDISISNSEANASLAAIQPILSFVNTSNVNRREGQMGRRSIKEIDMDDYAWAFSNTTALTLTWRLFDGGHSHAEYSRFKRAAKQNAYQFARKRDDIRLEVEQSFFGLRTSIQNIQTTASEVLSSRESLLLSQLRVQAGVSTQREVVNNQRDLTNAELRYASAIRGYNTGLVQLGRRTGLDALLPCSGPDGLPSINPEDMQTLIPIEPMPFRSVCPTTPVSSGFAIPSFSVQEL
- the psbU gene encoding photosystem II complex extrinsic protein PsbU, producing MKWLLSLLTTTLVVAGLISSLVLSYAVYAEEDILGKYSGSEIRNVADDKIAEREGKVDLNNSSVRRFQQFPGMYPTMAGKIVLGGPYNEVDDVLELDLSERQKELFAKYRDNFTVTPPSIALNEGDDRINDGQYR
- the nadB gene encoding L-aspartate oxidase, yielding MDQLYSPDPIPPGPWDVAVIGAGAAGLMTCLDLPAGLSVLLLNRNTGRCSSSRWAQGGIAAVTRPEDNAYSHAEDTIHAGAGLCDRDAVQLLVNEAPHCVERLQKLGMTFDRDGPNLATTLEAAHSHKRVLHVRDQTGKALVDVLRERVEERVGLLHRRGVRVTQLMVENGCCSGLQVLDGRRVYTVQARAIVLASGGGGHLFANTTNPTQACGEGIALAWQAGAAVEDLEFIQFHPTALRLKGAPCFLLSEAVRGEGGVLLDDFGCSPVAHLPQGDLSPRDQVSRALVQAMQRQGVGQIWLDFSAIPRKRAEARFPNILDRCGEFGLNPLEHPIPVAPAAHYWMGGVATDLQAATNLPGLFAVGEVACTGLHGANRLASNSLMECLVFAHQLEKISLVPQQTWGKRSKPTICELDLSHGESSTGLISRIEQLRQLCWRDAGVDRAVRKLRRALHQVQAEEIWLEHQPLLRLMRGLGNTEALELGDSSRRNLNLLLDLHHRLLTSRLMLQAGLFRRESRGGHFRIDAPAPLPQWQCHSRQSIKEGIRTRALRV